In Peromyscus eremicus chromosome X, PerEre_H2_v1, whole genome shotgun sequence, the sequence aaagaatttgatcatcTATAAGGTGATTGACCATTAACTTGCATGTCTTAATTATCCTTAACAATTTACAGTAAGTTAGTAATTTTTATAAGACTATGACTTTACATTGCATCCATGTTAGGTTAAgccttaaaaataatgattttttttctcagagaatTTGTTTATTCCCTCCCCCAAAACCAACTGCAATAGTAAGAGGTGAGTACAAGCTCATGATTTTATTGTCTTCATAACAAGATCAGCTTAGAACTGGATCACCTGGCCCTTTCTCTTCTTATCGCCTCCCAGTTCAAAGTGCTTGCATCTCTTACTAGCCAGCATCCTCTTCGATCTGCAGTTGGGCTCAACACATTCAAGTCTCAGCACAATCTTCTTTGTCGTTTTAGCCTTTTTGCGGAAAATAGGCTTAGTCTGCCCACCATAGCCGCTCTGTTTCCTGTCATAGCGCCGCTTTCCCTGGGCATACAAAGAATCCTTGCCCTTCTTGTACTGGGTCACTTTGTGGGGTTGGTGCTTGCCACATTTCTTGCAGAACGTCCGGCGGGTCTTAGGAACGTTCACCATGTTGGCGGGAGCGATATCagcacaaaaagaagaaaataatgattttttaattgaagctcttctagtatcaaaataaaacttttaatcatAGATGTGGTCCACAGAGAGACTGACAACTTTATTGATCCTTTTATTGTGCACCATTATAGGCCATTATAATTTTTTGTATGGCTTAGTTTATCTGAATAGCTAAAATTTAAGAGGcaaagaagctagacaaatattacTGTGAACCTGAGTGGATCCTAGGAGTTtataaatcttgattatcaaaTATACCTTATGTAGCAAACATATGTTGTTACTTATCTAAATTTTCTAGCCACTTGGTGTTGAACAATTAGCAAAGACATAAGTAGTTAGACATACATCTTGAattagcttttgttaatctgaatagtCCTTTATAACCTTAAATTTTCATTGTCATGTGCTGtaggataatgctcttgtacactgtaaaaatttgtcacttgaatggtttaataaaacactgattggccagtagataggcaggaagtataggcagagtgaccaaactaagaatgatgggaagcagaagggcagaggcagaggagttgCCAATGAGACTCAGAGAGAACAGTAACGAAACtttcccaggggcctgccctgagatTTCTCTCAGAGTTCTAGGGAAGATGCTACGCCCGGTGTAGGGTAATCttagggaaaagaatctatgtacaccatgctctttcatccatccactttatttctctaagacaaaattctactacatagcttcagttccatcctcacactcagctcctctctgtcccttcttttccCGTCCTCTCCTAATCCTAGTaataactaagctcttatgctctcGACCTCATCCTTGtcctctgttcctccctcctccatctttccttcctctcctgctctcttGACCTGGCTCAAATCCACCTACCATCTGCAAAAACTTTTCCTTGCTGCTTTCTCCTCTGGCTGAGCCACTCTCACCCTAACCCAGAGTCAGGAATTCTGCCCAGTCTTCACtccacctggttatgcaaaaccCCCTTTTGTCCTGAGTCAATATCTCTGCAATGCCACTAGGCCTTTGAGagaaagggatggtctgagcttcatttgcacaagaaataagCTATGCATCTACACATCTGCCTGTCTTCTAGGCATTGTCTCTATAGGGTGTTACCTAGTtcagatcagcagtaggtctgagaagcttatactGTTTGCCTCTATGGCCTAGGAGTATGAGTGCACAAAAATATTGATAGCAGGAAAAAGCTGATATATTGAAAGCcaaataacatcaaatattccttGGTATATGACTTCTCCTCCAGAAGAATTCCTTGATCCTCCTAGGTATAGTTTCatcatatacagctgaatctctatttcatattcttgtggcctgcagcagaacaggagatgaatgtgccatgctaataaaggtaccgccaCATGGCAGAGCGTAAATAAGgaatacaggttaatttaagtgtaagagttagctagtaataagcctgagctattagccaagcagttataattaatataagcctctgggtcaattatttgggaagcagctgcaggCTATTTGGGAATAaatggtcaggacaggaaacataCATTTACAGTCATCTACAGTATATTCTaaaccagagttgaatcacatatacagtatatataccttaaatttctatcaatatacaaaagtccataCCAATCCAAAATATCTGTGACTTGTTGCTATTTCCTTAGTCTAATAGGAGATACAATAATAAACAGAGAGCTCATCAGGACTAAGAAGTTTTACAATTGTTGCTTTATACCACATGATCATtgctatagaatattattttaagatatgttacatttgtttatgctgtggaatatttgttttaataatgcaaagatgtgttacattcttttatgttgcatttgtttaactttatgaagctgtgttactgtgcctgtctaaaataccttatggtctaataaagagctgaatggccaatagagaggcaggagaaaggataggtggggctggcaggcagggagaataaatagaaggagaaatctggggggaagaaggagcaagaggaggagagaggacttCAGcagccagctacccagctacacaaccagccatggagtaagaagtaaagaaaggtatacagaatagagaaagataaaatcccataggcaaaaggtagatgggataatttaagaaaagctgactagcaacaagccaagctaaaactgggcattcataagtaataataagactccaaatgtgatttatttgggaactgggtggcaggccccaaaaaagagtaaaaagagtaaaaaaaaaaaaaaaccaaaccaactacAGGTCATCTTAAGATGGTGAAGTCACATGGCATGTactctttaaccttagtaaagatggtcATCAGCCATGTGACTGCTTATATCCTGatgagtctctgagttcaaggccagtctggtctacagagtgagttccaagatagccagaactacacagagaaacactgtctttaaaaaacaaaacaaaaaaaatgttttcctaatacacacacacacacacacacacacacacacacacacacacacattaaatgagagttgaatccaagttaaatacacacatacatgcagagttaaatccaagttacatacacatatatagagtTAAATTCAAGTTACATACACaaccatatggagttgaatcatatatattcatatatagatTTTTAATTATAAGCCTTTTGTTataagtttaaagccaaattttgcTACAAATTATATAGATTTTAAACCATGCCTAATGAGCAATTACAAATCCTGAGATAAGAGTTTAcagcataatcttttttttttttttttttttttttggttttttgagacagggtttctctgtgtagctttgcgcctttcctggaactcacttggtagcccaggctggcctcgaactcacagagatccgcctggctctgcctcccgagtgctgggattaaaggcgtgtgccaccactgcccggctacagcataaactgaagatttttttttttaaagcagagtgcAAAGAAATCATagagataaaagatttttaagaatGGGGAAGTAGAACCTTAGAGGTAAGAGATTTAGGAAGTATAAAGTGTAAAGCTTAGCAAGTTTAGATATAGGATATTTGGGGATCATTTGTTTGGGGCAGTAGCAATTATTACTGATTTCTGAGAATTTGGAAATCAAGTTCAGCAATTTTTTGGCCATTGATTTGTATTGAGGCCAAGTTGTTGTAATAAAATGAATCTGTGGAGGATGAGAGAAAGGGTCACAAAGCTGAACACTGGGTGGGTGCATTCCTATAAGTTCCAGGGGGGAATCTGGAAGCTGAAGCTGTGGAACTGCAGGCTGGAGCTGAGAGATAGTATAGTGGGTCTAGTGTAAGGCAAGAGAAAGCCaggagaaagcaggagagaaggaagatgtCCACATGGGTCAGCAGGCTGCAACAGAGCCACATGGAGGATACAGCAAGCTAGTGGGAAACAGTAGCTGAAGAATCAGTGGAAATGTGccacaccaggcagtggtgggtgaTGACATAAGCTGCTGCCACCAAGTCACTGAAAAGCTGACAGAGTGCCAAATTTAcaacagcctcccctccccctgttCATTCCTCCTGTGGATACCACAGACCACTCCCCAGAGCCCGCGGCACCCCCCCCCCGCCTTGTCACTgtgtcccagcccccaacttgggcagacctcacccacccacccctgctcAACCATAGGCCACACCTGCCAGAAGACCAGGTAGGCTGCCATTGGACCTTCCCACTCCCTGTCTCCCAGACCCTATCCTTCAGGGTCTCCCTTAGCTCTGCAACAGACCATCCCCACCTTGGCCTTCCCTTCCCCACAGCCTTCAATACCAGCAGGTATTCCAGTGAACACATCAGCTGAGCATACCAGTAAAAgaggcaacacacagccaacacactgaaaatccagagaggaaacagaaaacaaggaacaaaacacccacccaacaaaaacaaacccagaaatcaacaCCTacacctataatcatcccaaacccagatgcctagacaccagcataaaaacaGAATAACAACCAGGGCAATATCtctccaccagagcccagctatcctaccacagcaagacctgaatattccaacacagctgaagcacaagaaaaagaccttaaaaccaactatacaaagatgatagaggtctttaaataGGAAATTAATAAAACCCTTAAGGAAATCCAGTAAAACACAAACAATTccaggaaattaataaatctcttcaagaaaaacaaacagttgaagaaaatgaataaaactgttcaagacctgaaaatgaaaatagaatcaataacacacacacacacacacacacacacaaaataaataaataaataaataaataaataaataaataaataaataaataaataaataaataaaataaaacaacctgagagaattctggaaatgaaaaatttataaatacaaagaGTAACTACAGAGGCAAACTTctccaacagaatacaagagatggaagagagaatctcatgcattgaagatacaatagaagaaatggacatgttggtcaaagaaaatgttaaacctaaaaaaatttctgacacaaaacatcgtgaaaatctgggacactataaaaaaaaaaaaaaaaaaacacctaaggataataggaacagaggaaaaagagggttcccagctcaaaggcccagaaaatattttcaacaaaaatcatagtaggaaattttcctaacctaaatgAGATGCTTTTAAGGTACAAAAAAGAttactgtactggctggttttgtgtctcaacttgacacaagctaaagtcatcagagagaaaggagggagcctcaattgagaaaattcctccattcGATCCaaatgtaaggcattttctcaattagtgaccaatgggggagggcccagcccatgatgggtggtgccatccctgggctgctggtcctgggttctacaagaaagcaggctgaggaaaccagaggaagaaagccagtaagcatctccctccatggtctctgcatcagctcctgcctctaggatcctgccctgcttgagttcctgtcctttgatgatgaacagcaatgtggaagtgtaagctgaataaaatctttcctctccaatttgctttttggtcatggtgttttgttgcagcaatagaaaccctaactaagacacttacagaacaccaaatagattgaaccagaaaagtaagttcccttgccacataatattcaaaacacttcaacttacagaacaaagaaaattaaaaactgcaAGGGGAAAGGacaaaataacatataaaagTAGAACTATTaaaattacacccaacttctcaatggagactctaaaagccagaagggcctggacagatgtcctgcagactctaagagaccacagatgatAACCCAgtttactatacccagcaaaattttcagtcaccatagatggagaaaacaagatattttaatgcaaagtcaaatttaaacaatatctatctacaaatccagcactacagaagatactagaaagaaaactccaacccaaggaggttaactacacctgtaaaaacacaggaaataaataatctcacaccagaagggaaacacacacacacacacacacacacacacacacacacacacatacacacatcactaacacacacaaaacaacaacaaaataacaggaattaacaatcattggacattgatatctcttaatatcaatggactcaattccgcaataaaaacacacaggctaacagaatggatgtgaaaacaggatccatccttctgccacATCCAAGAAGCAcatctcaacatcaaggataggcATTACCTTAAAAGGattagaaaaagatattccaagcaaatggacctaagaagcaagcaggtgaagccattttaatatctaacaaaatagacttcaaaccaaaattaatcaaaagagatggactAATCGAAGGAAAAATCtgccaagatgacatttcaattcttaacacctatgccccaaacacaaggtcaCCCAACTGTGTAAAAGAAACAATGCTACAGCTTAAATCATGAATGGACCCTCAcccactgatagtgggagacttcaatacccaactcttgccaggcggtggtggcgcacgcctttaatcccagtacttgggaggtagaggcaggtggatgtcagtgagttcgaggccagcctggtctacaaagggagtgccaggacagccaagattgttacacagagaaaccctgtctcgaaaaaccaaaaaaacaaaacaaaacaaaacaaaacaacaacaacaaaaaaaaaaaccctattcttACAAAGGGacaggtcattcagacaaaactaaactgagaaatgctggagctaacagacattataaaccaaatggacataacagatatctatagaacattttacccaaacacaaaagaattcaCCTTCTTCTCTGCGTCTCATGGAACTTAATCCAAAAATAACCACATACTTgttcacaaaacaagtctcaacagacacaagaaaactgaaataactccctgcattctatcagaccaccatggattaaagttggttATCAACAACAACGGAAAGCTTAccaactcatggaaactaaacaactgtctactgaatgaagagattgctcagtggttaagaatgcttgctcctcttctacaggacctgaatttggttcaaATCACCTGCATCAAGTGGATCAGAACAcgtgtaactctagctccaggtcaTCACATGCCCTCTTTGCCCCCTGAGAACACTGCATTCACATGTACaaaatcacacacaaacacataattaaaaagaaaataaatcttgggctcaacagttaagagcacttgctgctcttccagaggatctgagttcagttctcagcactgttgcacaaatcctaactggccagatatcagggtgaaatcTGAAagttcagaaaagcagagcaagccacagccaccacctcttacctcaccaactcctcagcctgaaagagaccgagttcctgtcttctcacgccttatattcctttctctgctcaaccatatcacttcctgtttcaaccttcttagcactggaattaaagatgtgtgatcccaagtgctggaataaaggtgtgtaccaccactgcctggtttctgtggctaactctgtggctggctctatcttctgatcttcaggcaagctttatttcctagattacaaacaatatatcaccacacagcacccacatcagacagttcacaacaacttgtaactccagctccaggggatccaatgcacttttatggccttggcaggcaccTAAACTCACACCTTCACAGactcacacatatattcataaaaaataaattttaaaaaaataacaaaaactctCCTGTGCCTTGATAAGCAAAAGAACCTGGCCTAAAGTGCATCCTCTCTTATCAGTGGGGATTAGAATTTCAAGTCAATatacagagggagggagaagaatgtgaatatgaatatgaatgtgAAGGCTTCAAATAGAATTTTTTGACTGCTTGTTGCAAACTCTGTTTGGCTCAGGCTAGGCCAAGCCAGCCCAGCCTAGAGTTCTTAGTCATATGAGCCAACACTGACTACACAAGGATTGAGGGTAGTCATTCTCAGATACCCAGCATCTGTCCTTTGTGGGGCCTCCAACACAGTTATAAGACTCTGAGGTGTATTATTTCCAAGCATACCTAGTTCACATGAAAGCATGTGTAGGGTTAGAGTCTTGCAGGATCAGGTTTCTCTTTCCACTGCTGTGGATGAAAGAGAATGCACTGTAGGCCAGATCCCACTGTGCACTGTACAAGGATACCTTCCTTGGGAATGTGGGAacccaaatatttttttaaatcattttattttatgtgtgtgggtgttttgcctgtgtatgtctaaacaccacacacatacctgatgccagtggaggccagaagagaggttGTATCCCCTAGGACTAAAATTACaatgtgagccactatgtgggtgctgggaattggacctcagtactctacaagagcagccagtactcttaacaactgagccatctctctaactctACCCTAAATCATGCCTCCACCTGGACTCTTTTGCTCAGAAGGCAGAATATTTCTTTAGTTAATTTGTATGTAGGCTTACAGGGACTCATGGGGAACCCTGAATCCTGCACATGTCCCAGCGATCTTGCAGTACCAGACAGTGAAGAAAGGggactatccttttttttttcaggtgaagcacgtttgagacagggtttctctgtgtaaccctggctgtcctggaattcactctgtagaccaggctggcctagaactcagaaatccacctgcctctgcttctatcCTATTCCCACATTTGCTGGCTCTGCTCCTAAGGAAGACTGGCTCCTCTCCTTCCCATGCCTAGCTAAGAGTCACCCTTGAATCTTTCCAATAAATGTCCCTTTAGACAAAAGTTaagtcttagggtttctattactgtgaagagacattgtgaccacagaaactcttataaaggaaagcatttaattggggctggcttacagttcagaggtttagaccattattgttatggtgggaagcacatcagcatgcaagcagacatggtgctgaagaggtaaCAGAGTTCTACATGTGGagttgcaggcagcaggaagagacactgggcctggtttgagcatttgaaactttAAAgctcaccccagtgacatacttcctccaacaagactgtggaggcccacaggggctccctagtaagaccttactcagggtcagagaatctgggcttgctttacccagcaggattGCATAATGGGGTGATTTGGCCATgagcatggttaccaggtgttttgaagggtctacacttggctgtatgttgtgctttgatcttgaaagggggaggtcttttgccttgccccttggcgTTGTGTAAAAAGCCCTTTACAATAACCCTtgaggtgactgggtattgacccaggaccctcctgaagctatcctgtgtctctgtctttcttatggtctctttctatctttgtatcatttcttcattcctctctcctccccctaagAACCCTTtaacaggttggagctggactccagcagactcccacacaagactacacctactctaacaaggctacaacttctaatagtgccactccatatgaccccatgggggccattttcattcaaaccaccacaagttgTAAGTGGAGTTTTCTACTGTTACTCTCCTCATCTGAAATCCATGATTATCAACTGAGACCTGGTCGACAGCCCCACTCACAGTCACTATACTAGAATGAGGAGCTCGATGATATCTCAACCTCAGAAACAACCTCCTAGAGGCAAGAAGCTATAACTACTGGTGCTCTGCATAATCCATGAGTAGAGGAAGTAGAAGAGGCCACTCTTCC encodes:
- the LOC131899671 gene encoding large ribosomal subunit protein eL42-like — translated: MVNVPKTRRTFCKKCGKHQPHKVTQYKKGKDSLYAQGKRRYDRKQSGYGGQTKPIFRKKAKTTKKIVLRLECVEPNCRSKRMLASKRCKHFELGGDKKRKGQVIQF